TTACAGCtttactaacaataataataataataataacatagaGGATTGTACATTATAGTAATGTGTAGTATTTTGCAGTGATGacgtcacacaaacactcacctgATTTAGTCACAGCATTTCGATAGTCATTTCCCACATTGTTAAGACAGTATCTCTCCCTCGCAGTTCTCCTCTGGACCACCTCTGGACCGCTGTTCCACCTCTTTGCGTTCTTCACTCCAAACTCAGTGTATCCCACATATTCTCCCACATTGCTGTCAAACCTGATGTACTCCCGTCTTTTGTAATAGTGAGAGTAGATGTACTGGATGTCGTCCAGTTTAGTGGAGTTAAATATGCAGACATCCGTTGCATATTCTCTGAATCCATCTGAAGAACAGAACACAGTGGTGGAGTTATTgatatattgattattaatcagaGTATTGATGAGTGATCAGTGTGTTGCTTTTACCTGCTGTGTGAGCAgcgatgaagaggaggatgatgctGAGGAAAGTTGAAGCCATGTTCCTCTGTTCACTCGACACTGACACAGTCTGACTGAGAGCTGCTCTTTTAAACCCAGAGATCATGTGACCTGCAGAGTCACTAGTTGCCAGGTAGAGCAGTCTGACAGATGTCTGGTTGTTTTACAGACCAGAGTCAACGTTTGACTGTAAATGAAAGACTGTTGAGGAAGAGTGACGTTCACTTTCAATGATAGACAAAACTAATTTATTAAAGAGATTGTTTATggattaaaaaattaaatactgCAAAAGGACTGATGcatgaaatataatatacaaactgttttttctctctgtcagtaAATAGGGACAAAAGTACTTCATACTACTTGCATGAAGTGCAAGAAGTCCAACAAAACTGAAATCATAAACTACTAATaatattttccaaaaatgtaataaagaaaAGATAATATATTCTTTTATTCCTCGCAACACTTTTGGTTTTGCTCCCATTTTTTATGAGCTGAACTCAAAagctcaaataaaaaaattactatataaacaaaatcaccatttctctaaaatattgttcacaaaatgtgacaaaggaGAAGTGCTCACTAACACAGATTTAGACAGGCTCTGTGAGTCTGTCTGCTTGTGCTTccgcacttgcacttgccaatatgaccaacagaggccgacagaggcttgttgtatgaatggggtgaagtctgccatctctgttTGTCTTGTTATTGATGGGGAGATTTCATTCAAAGCGCATGTTAGAAATATGGTCTCTAAATTAAGGTTGAAGTCGGTTTCTTTTACAGATATAAGTCATGTTTCTCCCTCGGATCTCGGAAGCTTCTGATATTGGCTTGATATCTTGATTATGGCGATGTtgtggatatgtgtgtgtttctaaccGCTGCCGACAGTCCTCGGCTCCGGTCTACCACTGCGTTCTGAGGTTTATCACTGGTTGTAGCCGCCTCTCCCACCACTGCAAACTGCATGCTAAAAGCTTCCATGGCTTCCCTGAATGTAAGACGCTACACACACTGGATGACTCTGGTTtataaactgtgccgtgccgtgccatggcgaggcgaggcgaggcgagtacagccggtggaaatacaccaTAAGTGTATTCTTAGCTTGGTACCTGCTTATTATGCACTTTATGTTCAATGACATTTTGTACCTCAGACTGAAATGGGAAAATCTTAAAAGACTGACAACATTAAACAATGTCTGTTTTATTAAATTGTTACTGCAACCTTAACTCTTGcactttatttgtctatttacttgcacttttgttttgtaactgttGTAAtctctttgttattattaacgttgacgtgtgctgctgcctttcttggccagctCACTCTTGTGAAAGAGGTCTTGATCTCACTGGGtgttttatctggttaaataaaggttaaaaaaaaaaataataaaataaatattattatttccatgtAAAACATGTCTAATTAttgtaacagacatttattcTGTATTAAAATATTGTGATGGAATAATATTGGTTTACTGAAAAATAATGCAGgagtaatattgtaaatgtttgtaatatattctgaaaatgtcaattttcaCAGGGTTACTTGAGTCAACTTGACTTTGTGTTTGGTGAAGTGACCAATTATTCAgccaaacatgttgttttatcaTGAATAAAACAGTAAAGTAAAGTCGTTTcagttttttacttttaagaaATAGTTCCATTCCAGTTTGACTTAACATTTAACATCCACACTGTTTAGACCAGGTTCTACAGGGGAAGAGTCAGGTcctgaccttgaccttgaccttgacttTGACTGAAACTCTATGTTCTTGACTTTACCACCAGCCTCAGATGAACAGAGTTTTCCAAATCTTTTAAAGATCAACTCTAGAATCATCTTTCAGCACAACCTCGCTCATGATTCTGGTGTAGTCTCAAAGATAGGCTGGCATCCGGGCAGAATTAGGGTCTGTGGCTAAggtaagggggaaaaaataagtATCTTTCTGGAACTGTGTCACAGTCAACGACATTATAGAAGcaaactgttgtaaaaacacagaagaagatcAAACATCtggatttattgtttattaacaGTGACGTCGTCTTTAAAGCAGCAGAACTGACAgagacgtcagtgacacaacaaagcaacattGATGCTGATTGGACAATGTGTAGAGACACagcgatgacatcatcatcatcagcctcgGCCAATCATCTGCACTCATTTCCTTTGATGAGGAAGAAGGTTCCAGCCGCCACACCGAGAAGACCGAGAGTCAGACCCACACCACAAAACACTGCTGGACCCACACTGGGCTGATGCACCTCCACatctggacagagagagagacacatgttAACTCCACAtctggacagagacagacagacacatgttaACTCCACATctggacagacacagagacacatgttaACTCACATctggacagacacagagacacatgactCCACatctggacagacagacacatgttaACTCCACATCTGGACAGAGaggcgagagagagacacatgttAATTTCACatctggacagagagagagacacagagacagagcacATGTTAACTCCACATCTGGACAGACAGAGGCATGTTAACTCCACATctggacagacacagagagacacatgtGCGCCACAtctggacagagacagacagacacatgttaACTCCACATctggacagacacagagacagagacacatgttacatctggacagagacagacacatgttaACTCCACATCTGGACagacacaagagacagagagacacatgtTAACTCCACAtctggacagacagagagagagcgatagagaAAGACACGTTAACTCCACatctggacagagagagagacatgttaAGTCCACAtctggacagagacagacagagagacagaagacacatGTTAACTCCACATTTGGACAGAGGCGAAGAGACACATGTTAACTCCACATCTGGACAGAGGcgagagagacacacatgttAATTTCACAtctggacagagagacacagagacagagagacacatgtTAACTCCACGtctggacagacagagaggcacATGTTAACTCCACAtctggacagacacagacagacacatgttaACTCCACAtctggacagagacagagacagagagacacatgtTAACtccacagaaaaatgtgtcacagtgttttAAAAGTTAGGTTTCTAATCATtcaaagattcaagattcaaagattcaaagtgtttattgtcatatgcacagtaaagaaacacgtttccctgtacaatgaaattcttactttgctgtccactcaaaaaacaccagcataaagtaaaaagtaaaaaagagatgcttttgtaaaaaaaagtataaatatacataagaaaaatataaatattacaagagactaaaataacatatatgcataaaataagtgtaaaaacttcatgtcatgtcatgattCAGAAGAAATGCGAGAAttgtgtaaaactgaaatactataatagtgtttttattttaagtgtatatgtacaaatgacaATGTTCTATATCAGCgagtaaataacacacaacgaaTCAGCTGTTTGTCGACAGACTtcatcacaaaatacacacaggaCTGAGACTGGTCAGCTGTAGTTTGGTCAGTTATCTTTAGTTTAGTCAGTTATCTCAATGATCAGCTGTAGTTTGGTCAGTTATCGCTCTGATCACCTGTAGTTTGGTCAGTTATCTCACTGATCACCTGTAGTTTGGTCAGTTATCTCTATGATCAGCTGTAGTTTGGTCAGTTATCTCTCTGATTAGCTGTAGTTTGGTCAGTTATCTCTCTGATCAGCTGTAGTTTGGTCAGTTATCTCACTGAGCGGCTGTAGTTTGGTCAGTTATCTTTCTGATCACCTGTAGTTTGGTTAGTTATCTCTCTGATCAGCTGTAGTTTGGTAGTTATCTCTCTGATCACCATCTCTCTGATCACCTGTAGTTTGGTCagttatctctctctctctgatcacCTGTAGTTTGGTCAGTTATCTCTCTGATCAGCTGTAGTTTGGTCTCTCTCTGATCAGCTGTAGTTTGGTCAGTTATCTCTCTGATCACCTGTAGTTTGGTCAGTTATCTCTATGATCAGCTGTAGTTTGGTCAGTTATCTCTCTGATCAGCTGTAGTTTGGTCAGTTATCTCATTTGCGATGATGTAAATGAAGGTTTCTCACCCCAGGTTCTGGTCAGTGGTTCTCTCAGAGCTGGATGTTCCACTGAACAGCTGTAGATGTCTCCTGGTTGTGGGATGAACTCCAGTCTGGAGGTTTGTCTGAAGGAACCGTCGTCATTGGGAAAGGGAATGTTGATACTCACTCCTGTGGTGACATTCTGGTTGTTTTTGGTCCAGTAGACTTTGACAGGAGCAGGGTAGAAACCAGTCACATGACAGATCAGAGTGTTTTTCTCTCCGACCTCCACCGCGTCTCTGCTGTAGATCATTGGACTAGAAGGTGGATCTGCACAGAAAGAGGAGTCTTCACTTTAAATCTCAGTAACCTCAGGTCATGTTCCGTCACTGTTTAAATTAGATTCAAAGACTTAATATATTGGACACCTCATTTCATGACATACGTTTATTTGCAAACAAAGCTTCTCTAACATCATAAAacaactcattcattcatcctctactgctttatcctccacatgaaggtcgctggtgccaatcccaggtgacataggacaaaggcggggtacatcctggcctggacagttcgccagtccatcacagggccacatagagacacacaaccatccactctcacacttatgGTCAATGTTATTTTGCACATaggacatttttattcttttatgcCAATTTATAGAAAATGGATTAAAGTCAAAAGTGCTgcctttatatttttttgttgagtGTGTAACAGGGTCACAAACcaacaaaatattaaacaacagaaatatataacaaaacaaataaaatacataaaatatatatccaaaaggaaaaaaaaacataattataacATATAGGAAAAGCATAATATTTACAGAATTCCGTAATTAAACAAGGCATTGATTCAGTTAAAGGATCTAATTGCATGACTCTGGCCATATttcattaaattcatttaaattagtAGATCTTTGAGTTTCAGctgattttttaaattggatgagaagttgaaaaccttttttcttcAAACTGTAACATTCAAGTAGAAATGCAAGAGATTCAATTcaagagagtgagagtgagagagagagggagagagagagagagagtgagggagcgcgagtgagagagtgtgtgcgtgtgtgagagagagacagtgagagaaagagagtgagagagggtgTGACAGAGAGctagagagagtgtgagagagtgtgagagagagctagagagagtgtgagagagagctagagagagtgtgagagagagtgtgagagagagtgtgagaaagACGGGGGGGTCAGGCTGTCCTAACATAAACACATTACAAATATTTCCTTCAGAATAATTTTTATGATTACTGAGCTGCTCAAATTTAAATACAGAGTATTTTTATAATTAAGTTgaatatttttgattaaataaatgatgaagtTTCTCTTTACCATTTTCATCAGCGATATCCTTCATACCGATATCACTGTTCTTCAGGTTTGATCTGCAGATCTGTTGATTTGCCACAGCAGATTCATAGGCTCCTTCCTCATAGCTCATGTGATCAACAAAACTGGGCTGAGGCTCAACTCCTCTCCTGTTGATGAAGTCAGCGTACCACACCTCTTCACCATCCAGTGCGTACATGAACTCTCCATCAGTGTCTGAACAACCATTGATAGCAAGGTCCTTATGAAAACCTGAGGACAGAAGAGCGGGTTAATCTATGACAGACTGTAGTTACTGTAGTTTACTGACTGTAGTTATTTAACAGACTGTAGTTTACTGACTGTAGTTATTTAACAGACTGTAGTTACTTAACAGACTGTAGTTATTTATCAGACTGTAGTTATTTAACAGACAATAGTTTAATGACTGTAGTTATTTAACAGACTGTAGTTTACTGACTGTAGTTATTTAACAGACTGTAGTTATTTAACCGACTGTAGTTTACTGACTGTAGTTATTTAACAGACTGTAGTTTACTGACTGTAGTTATTTAACAGACTGTAGTTATTTATCAAACTGTAGATATTTAACAGACAATAGTTTAATGACTGTAGTTATTTAGACTGTAGTTTACTGACTGTAGTTATTTAACAGACTGTAGTTATTTAACCGACTGTAATTTACAGACTGTAGTTATTTAACAGACTGTAGTTATTTAACAGACTGTAGTTAATGACTGTAGTTATTTAACAGACAATAGTTTAATGACTGTAGTTATTTAACCGACTGTAGTTTATTGATTGACTTTAGTTATTTAACCTACTGACTAGTTATTTAATAGACTGTAGTTTACTGACTGAAAATATTTAACATACTCTAGTTTACTGAATGCAGTCAAAGATTATGTAGTTTACTGACTGaatgactgtatttatttaacagaCTGTAGTTCACTGAATCTGTAGTTTAACCAACATCAGCTGTCTTACCTTCAGCAGAGACACTGAAGACACaagagaggacgaggagggacAGCTtcatcatgatcatcatcagGTCCCCGCAGTCTGTGCTGagttcactgacactgactgagtgacagagcagcagcagcagaggtgtaCCGTcccagcagccaatcacagcgcagAGCTCCCTCTGCGTCACCAGTTTCCAGGTAGGAGACCACTCTCAGTTTCCAGAGTCTCTCAGAGTAgaacctgtttgtttttctgatgaaTGGTTTTGAAATGATGAACTCAAActtcataaacaaacacatttgtcatCTTTTAAGAAAGCAGTAAAAATATTACCATGAGGAAAATCCTGCTGTAACTTTACTTCAGTTATTTCTGGGCTGAAAAATCATGATATGCAAAGTTATAACGAATATATGatgtattttaaacaatataaagattaagtaatttatttattatttaatgtattattacatttttaatcgtTTACCTTActctttttgttattattaccattattgtTATATAAATCTGTGAATCTTGTTGGCAAAACTGCTTTATTCATAAGTGCATATTTGGCTccatttaaaaaagtatttattgcatttctgttttttttctccttgttgTCATCCTGTTGTATTTCATGTTCATTCCTCACTTCACAATGAATACTCTTTTAATAAAACACCTTTCAGTAAAAGTGAAAACATACTTtttcacaacaataacaataacatgtcCGCCTTGTTCCTGGAGACACGAGTGGAGAAATGATTATGGGTGAAACTTCCAGAGCAGAAGCAGAAGTGAAAAAGTTCTTTCCAGTGGTAAAACACGGTGGCAGCAGCACTAAACCCCAGGCCCGGTGATGTGGTTCTACGTCTGTTTCTAAATCAATTCAATTCTGTCCCACCGCCTTCAGCTGAATGCGACTGATCTTATTGCTGCCTAAATACTAATGTACCTGCGACCATTTTTCAGATTGTTCATGGTTCACCATCTGTAGCAACAGAGTCAATTTAATCGTCTAAATTTGTATTATTTAGGAGATACAGACcctagctatgtttacatgtgaaaaatgtcttttccgaaaagaaaaacaagcgcTGCCCGGATTTCTACACGGAGGACGGTGAGAAAAAGCATGAGGAAAGCGTCAGAAATTACAGATATTCAGAATTTCACAAACAAAGTCGAAGGCATAAGGTGGATAATGCACAATCAAAATTAAAACGCATTATTATTGCATGaacatgtgattatttttttttttgcatgcaaAATTTCCTGTCGTGAATCCATTTACCAGAATTTACAGCAGCCTATTGTTCTTgctctacaaaaaaaacaccaaaacaccatgggcggggctaaatggtggtgtttgtgtttaactGGTTTTACCTGGTTCTAACTCCTCCCTTGCACATGCTCCCAACTCATATTTTCAAGTCGAGTTAATCGCGCGAGTGTCACTTAAGGTCACTCGCAACACATCCGATGACCGCTCTGCAaaggctaatgctaagctagcAAGATTTATAGTAAATTGCTAACCCACCTTCTGCAACTGAAATTATCGGGACTCTGTGTAATTAGAGTTTAGCAATCCACACTGAACATTTTGTGTGAGAGCGGTGGCCACCCCTCCCCTCCGCTGCAGACTCAAGGTTGCCAGGTACTTTTTGGAAGCAATCGTGCACAAACTGAAAGACAGTTCTGAGAGAAACTACACTGTTTGCCACAACTTACAGATTTCATTGTCTACtgcgttatcctccacatgaggataaCAGGGTGGCTGGTGGcaaacccagctgacataaggcgaaaGGTATGGGGTCACACCCAGGTCAATATTCAGAGATAAACAACTATTCACGCTCACTTTCacatctacggtcaatttagagtgtccagttaacctctgcgtgtttttggactgtggaacaACTGACCCTCGGTCAAACTGGGATTTCAACTGGCGAACATCTTGCTGTGAGGCGACAGTGCTCGCCGCTATTCTGCTGTGTGACCCATAAGAGAGTCTGTAAATCAGAATTTAAATTGCAAACAAATTGGGTGCACGAGTGTTATCACCGTTCATCTTTGCGAGTTCAGACTGAGAATGACCAAGCTAAGAACTAGACCGTCAAACCCAAACGACGGTGACATCAACACCAAGGAACACGAGAAAGTTCGAGAAATACCAAGGGCTGAGAGAGAAGCTAGAGAAGATGCGGGGAGTAAAGGCAGCAGTGGTAACAGCCATGCATATTTAATGCCGGAGTATTCTTAGGCCACGTCCAGACGGAATCGTCCCGAAAAGTAAACTCTAAAGACAGGACATGTTCTAGTCTTACTTTTCAATGATGATTTCGAAGTTAACGCACGAGATAAGCGACTCCTTTAAATAATAACGTATGAAAATACAAGACCCGGTCCAAATGTCACGATTCTCCGTTTATGTCAGTTTGTGTTGATGTTTCCTTGGAGTTAAGTGTTCGGCTGCTTTTGTGAAATCAAAATTGTCCAAGTCTTTGTGACAACTTGCGATCGTCATCAACCTGGTCACTTTGTCCTCTGTGAGACGTCTTCTTTGATTCAGTTTTGGAGCGAGAATCTGCATTTCGGCAGGCAAGCTGTATCTGAATATTTAATACTTAATCATCGATTGAATTATTTGGCATTTTTACCAACGGACATTTTGGCCTTTGACTTTGCCGGCCAAATTCACGTGACAACAGCCAAAAGCCGGCATACACCAGCTAACGTAAACCCTGGGTGGACCGGGGTCATCCGTGCACTGGGAGCTGTGACCCACAAACTTGGAGAACGGTTCCCACACCTTTTAAGGAACAACATCTGAGATGTCTGTCCAGAGAAGAACAGTCCTAGGAACAACTAAGATACTGCGCAGAACCCTCAAACTCCCAGGATTCTGGTGGCGGACCCAAGACTGACGAAGAAACAACGGAAAAGACTAGTTAGCCTCGGGAGGAGGTGACTaacctgacatttatttttaactggcAGGTCCTGAAGAGGACTAATGCCATTCTGGTCTGACCATCTGCTCCTCTGGATGATGTTTCAAGGGCACCTTTgaagtggaacagtttggtacagtacggtcctttttttttgcgtttccattagtaACATTAGGAATAAATAACCAGTACCAACTGTTCCATACTTGAAAAATGTTGCCTTTGCCaatggatgtcctccattgttgtccgttGGGATGTTGCATTCAATGTCATCATTCGGTGTCGTCACACTGGTAGGAGCCCACACcctgcctaccaagtaaagaCACTGTTCTAAGGCAGAACGTAATCCTGACCCAGGGCTTAGctattccaaactgtaccaaactgaactgtattATGATGGAATACATTCAAGAACCATTCTGTCTAAGGGCACTGTGCACTTTTTTGTTCCTGCTGTAACATAATTTCCTGCTATTGCACTGGGTATGAAATTTCactaacact
The nucleotide sequence above comes from Solea senegalensis isolate Sse05_10M linkage group LG3, IFAPA_SoseM_1, whole genome shotgun sequence. Encoded proteins:
- the LOC122766072 gene encoding mamu class II histocompatibility antigen, DR alpha chain-like, with the protein product MMIMMKLSLLVLSCVFSVSAEGFHKDLAINGCSDTDGEFMYALDGEEVWYADFINRRGVEPQPSFVDHMSYEEGAYESAVANQQICRSNLKNSDIGMKDIADENDPPSSPMIYSRDAVEVGEKNTLICHVTGFYPAPVKVYWTKNNQNVTTGVSINIPFPNDDGSFRQTSRLEFIPQPGDIYSCSVEHPALREPLTRTWDVEVHQPSVGPAVFCGVGLTLGLLGVAAGTFFLIKGNECR